The Solanum pennellii chromosome 7, SPENNV200 DNA segment aaaatatgctATCTCCGAACAATTTAACAATAAATAAGCAATTATATCcgtgattattttttctttttaaaagttcTATATCATAAAGATAAGTTAATAACATTATAATGACCCATTATAAGAAGGTCTTTTATTGTATTACGAAACTTCTTGTGTTAATTGTTAAGTTAAAGTGACAATGTTCTAGTTCTGGGCCCCAACCAGCCTACCCTCATTTGTCCACGATTcacattttttagtttttttttttaaattttttatttgatatttgatatttatattaaaattttattaaatttttatttacgttgaaaagaaaaatttaatattaaaaggtAAAATTTCTTCTAACAAAAACAACTTCGTATCTATGTAATGGCATATCAAACTATTATTATCTAATTATGTTGCTTCTTtatcaattttcttttgataaaactAGAGATTAGTTTTAAGAGCAAGAAATCTCACTTAAATTAGTTCTATGTTAATTTCGCTTGTGGATTATAATTGTGTGCATAGCATCTACCAATTTTGAAAGAGTTTTAACAACCATAATAACAAATTACATTATAGCTTGCTTTCTCTAATTTCTAAATTTGTAAACTACTCAAAAATTAGGGAAATATTATGAGCATAAACATATTATCTTTTTGTCTcctataactttattttatttggatcattgagaaaaaaattcatatttctttcgtttagaaaaggatgacctagtttgTCTTAGAACGGagtttatgaaaagaaaaaagatttttaatcttgtggttctaaattaaagttatgtcaaatgtagcaaaatattttttaattttgtaatcttaaacgtgtcacgtgaaaagttaaagttaaaatattaaccaaaaaaaaagaattaatctttctttttgaaacaaattgaaatagaaATATAGTCATTCTTTTGAAACGCAGaagtatattttattacttAAAACGAATTTACAAAgactgaaataaaaaaaaaaactcttcgTCTACTAAATAGTCCATTAAGCTCTCTGAacgaacaaaacaaaaaaaacttaaaatgataCTTTATTTAGACCTCCCAGTATCATTTATTTTGTCACGCATAGATTCACATAAATTCAATAGCTTTAATACCAatctaatatattaataaatatttgacGGTGAATACAATTTTGTTATATCTAGGATATCCCTCTTTTTCACATAACAGAACAATTCGATTGACCATAAGAATCTGTGACTTGGTAAACAGGGTATTGATAAGGCGGATAAACATAGTAATACGAGTCGGGCTGCGACTGTACCACCGCAGCTGCAGCTGCAGCCGGAGCTGGAGCTGTAGCTGCGGGCTTTTTATCGCCACTAGCCGGGCCAACGCTGACCAAGTCCGCCTGGCCCAAATTCTTCCTCAATAAGCTCGTTAGAGTCGCAGCGTCTACTTCTCCCACAACTTCGAGTTGATTCTTTCCGTCCCCTGTTATAGCTGCTGATTCCACgcctaaattaaaaaaaaataaaatacataagcTAAATTCGCacgttttttttattattatctttacgAGGATATTCAGAAAGaacacaaaaagaagaaagaacatTATTTTGCGAATTCTCGATTGGGATTACCTGATTGAGAAACAGCAATTTTAAAGGCCTTGGTTCGATGTTTCTGACCGTTTCCATTTAAAGATAGTCTAATAACAACCTTTTGCTGCACAAATTTAACAACATAGGTTAATAAAAGAGTTGAATcatatactaaaaaataatcaaaattatattatattatatttgcataccttcattttgtttgtttgtttgatggGGAATTAAATTTTTGGTTAGGAGAAGAATATTTGAAATGCTGTGAAATTGCAGTGAGAAAGACTTGAATATTCTTCGCTATTTATAGGGCTAAATGATAAAGTAGTTGGATATAATAGGTTCAAAgagttaattttaaattaatgagTAAAAGAACGCGTATTCAATAAGAATGATTCAGTCATCCGCCAAACCTCTATACGTCATGAGCATGACTTAACTTTGATGGTAACGAGCACTGAAGGATCTATAATTTTTATTCagtgatttgaaaaataaaaataaaaatatgaataaagcACATGAATTCCAAGGAAGTAGTAGTATATAGTGAAGGCCAAAGTCATATGCGGTCACTCAAACTTGTCCCGAttattcacttagacacctcaactagacgtactacctattgaacaccttaACCACCCCAGATTTGAACCGTAAAACCATTTTTAAATCACTTTTCATTAATTATG contains these protein-coding regions:
- the LOC107025372 gene encoding heavy metal-associated isoprenylated plant protein 39-like; its protein translation is MKQKVVIRLSLNGNGQKHRTKAFKIAVSQSGVESAAITGDGKNQLEVVGEVDAATLTSLLRKNLGQADLVSVGPASGDKKPAATAPAPAAAAAAVVQSQPDSYYYVYPPYQYPVYQVTDSYGQSNCSVM